A window of the Radiobacillus deserti genome harbors these coding sequences:
- the purL gene encoding phosphoribosylformylglycinamidine synthase subunit PurL encodes MLQAPEISPELIETDKIYKEMGLTDSEYESIKRILGRRPNFTETGIFSVMWSEHCSYKTSKPLLKKFPTKGPQVLQGPGEGAGIVDIGDGQAVVFKIESHNHPSAVEPYQGAATGVGGIIRDVFSMGARPIALLNSLRFGNLNNNRVKYLFEEVVHGIAGYGNCVGVPTVGGEVQFDDCYAGNPLVNAMCVGLIDQKDIQKGIAAGVGNTVLYAGSATGRDGIHGATFASEDLSEESESKRPSVQVGDPFMEKLLIEACLEVIHSDALVGMQDMGAAGLTSSASEMASKAGTGMEMNLDLVPQRERNMTPYELMLSESQERMLLVVKQGREQEIIDVFKKYGLEAVAVGRVTDDKQFRLLHKGEIVTDIPVDSLAEDAPVYHKPSVVPAYFTDYQSMITYKPVVENIEETILTLLQQPTIASKEWVYDQYDSMVQANTVVTPGSDAAVVRVRGTNKALAMTTDCNSRYMYLDPETGGKIAVAEAARNIICSGAKPLAITDGLNFGNPDKPENFWQMEKSVEGMSAACLKLDTPVISGNVSLYNESNNQAIFPTPIVGMVGLVEELEHITKSSFEKEGDLIYVIGEAKPEFGGSELQHVLEGSYFGKAPAIDLDVEQKRQNQLLEAIRTGLVASAHDLAEGGLSVALAESLFEKELGCEVALQDDATVELFSETQSRFLVSVAPEAKADFEKVVEDAILLGKVTGDGTYKVSVDGTILVEEATTNLKAVWKGAIPCLLKSKA; translated from the coding sequence ATGTTGCAGGCGCCTGAGATTAGCCCAGAATTGATTGAAACGGACAAAATATATAAGGAAATGGGATTAACGGATTCTGAATACGAGTCCATCAAACGTATTTTAGGGAGAAGACCAAATTTTACAGAAACGGGCATTTTTTCCGTGATGTGGTCCGAACACTGTAGCTATAAAACCTCCAAGCCATTGCTCAAAAAGTTCCCGACAAAAGGGCCGCAAGTGTTACAAGGTCCTGGTGAAGGTGCTGGAATCGTCGACATCGGAGACGGGCAAGCAGTTGTTTTCAAAATAGAAAGTCATAACCATCCATCGGCGGTAGAGCCTTATCAAGGAGCAGCAACAGGTGTCGGTGGAATCATTCGTGACGTGTTCTCGATGGGAGCACGACCAATCGCCTTATTGAATTCCCTTCGTTTCGGAAACTTAAATAACAACCGTGTGAAATACTTGTTCGAAGAAGTCGTGCACGGAATCGCGGGGTACGGGAACTGTGTTGGTGTTCCTACTGTTGGAGGAGAAGTTCAGTTCGATGACTGTTATGCTGGTAACCCGCTTGTAAATGCGATGTGTGTAGGCCTAATCGATCAAAAAGATATCCAAAAAGGGATTGCGGCTGGCGTTGGCAATACTGTTTTATATGCAGGATCGGCAACGGGGAGAGATGGCATTCATGGAGCGACGTTTGCTTCAGAGGATCTTTCCGAAGAGTCCGAAAGCAAACGCCCTTCTGTTCAGGTTGGCGATCCATTTATGGAGAAGCTGTTAATCGAGGCTTGTTTAGAAGTCATTCATTCAGATGCGTTAGTTGGAATGCAAGACATGGGAGCGGCGGGATTAACCTCCTCCGCTAGTGAAATGGCGAGTAAAGCGGGAACTGGTATGGAAATGAATTTAGACCTTGTTCCACAGCGTGAACGAAACATGACACCGTATGAATTAATGCTATCGGAATCTCAAGAGCGCATGCTTTTAGTGGTCAAACAAGGAAGAGAGCAGGAAATCATTGATGTCTTTAAAAAATACGGATTAGAAGCTGTTGCAGTAGGCCGTGTAACCGATGATAAGCAATTCCGCTTACTTCATAAGGGAGAAATCGTAACGGATATTCCGGTAGATTCTCTTGCAGAGGATGCACCCGTTTATCATAAACCGTCTGTGGTACCTGCTTATTTTACAGACTATCAGTCTATGATTACCTATAAGCCAGTCGTGGAAAACATAGAGGAAACGATCCTTACTTTATTACAGCAACCTACGATTGCTAGTAAAGAATGGGTGTATGATCAATACGATTCTATGGTGCAAGCCAACACAGTAGTAACTCCTGGTTCTGATGCAGCTGTAGTGCGAGTACGAGGAACGAATAAAGCACTTGCGATGACAACGGATTGTAATTCAAGATACATGTACTTAGATCCGGAAACAGGTGGAAAAATTGCGGTCGCAGAAGCCGCACGTAACATCATTTGTTCTGGGGCGAAGCCACTAGCGATAACCGACGGCTTAAACTTTGGGAATCCAGATAAACCAGAGAACTTCTGGCAAATGGAGAAAAGTGTAGAAGGTATGAGTGCAGCATGCTTAAAGCTTGATACACCGGTTATTAGTGGAAACGTATCGTTGTACAATGAATCGAACAATCAAGCCATCTTCCCAACTCCAATTGTAGGAATGGTTGGACTAGTTGAAGAATTAGAGCACATTACAAAATCTTCATTTGAAAAAGAAGGCGATCTTATCTATGTGATTGGAGAGGCAAAGCCAGAATTTGGTGGAAGTGAGCTTCAGCATGTATTAGAAGGGTCTTATTTCGGAAAAGCACCTGCTATTGATTTAGATGTGGAACAGAAGCGTCAGAATCAATTATTAGAAGCGATTCGTACCGGTTTAGTAGCTTCTGCACATGATTTGGCGGAAGGCGGACTTTCTGTAGCACTTGCAGAGTCACTCTTTGAAAAAGAACTAGGCTGTGAGGTGGCTCTACAGGATGATGCTACCGTTGAACTTTTTAGTGAAACACAATCTCGTTTTCTAGTTTCTGTAGCACCTGAAGCAAAAGCGGACTTTGAAAAAGTGGTCGAGGATGCGATCCTACTCGGAAAGGTTACAGGGGATGGAACGTATAAAGTGTCGGTAGACGGAACGATTTTAGTAGAGGAAGCAACGACTAATCTGAAAGCGGTTTGGAAAGGGGCTATACCATGCTTGCTGAAATCAAAGGCTTAA
- the purF gene encoding amidophosphoribosyltransferase yields the protein MLAEIKGLNEECGVFAIWGHEKAAEVAYYGLHALQHRGQEGAGIVSSDGAHLHVHKGIGLINEVFNQSEFSRLQGNAAIGHVRYATQGGGSYENVQPLVFRSQKSSMALAHNGNLVNAHALKHQLEAQGSILQTTSDTEVLAHLIKRSGHLDMDEAIAQALSMIKGAYAFAILTEDQLYVAQDPRGLRPLSIGMLGGAYVVSSETCAFDVIGASYIREVQPGELLIINEQGMTSKRFASPLQRTLCSMEYVYFSRPDSDLNGLNVHASRKKMGKELAKEAPVEADVVTGVPDSSISAAIGFSEATGIPYELGLIKNRYVGRTFIQPSQELREQGVKMKLSAVRGIVEGKRVVMVDDSIVRGTTSKRIVKLLKEAGAKEVHVRIASPPIVNPCYYGIDTSTKGELIAANYSVEEIRDLIEADSLAYLTTDGLKRSIIEKDSMENGICNACFTGNYPTEIYPDTVLPVEKV from the coding sequence ATGCTTGCTGAAATCAAAGGCTTAAACGAAGAATGTGGCGTATTTGCAATCTGGGGTCATGAGAAAGCAGCAGAAGTAGCGTATTACGGATTACATGCCCTACAGCACAGAGGCCAAGAGGGAGCAGGAATCGTTTCTAGTGATGGAGCACACCTACACGTACACAAAGGAATCGGACTAATCAATGAAGTCTTTAATCAATCCGAGTTTTCTAGATTACAAGGTAACGCCGCAATCGGGCATGTACGCTATGCAACGCAAGGTGGAGGAAGCTATGAAAACGTACAGCCGCTCGTTTTCCGTTCTCAAAAAAGCAGTATGGCCTTGGCGCATAACGGTAACCTGGTGAATGCTCACGCTTTAAAGCATCAGTTAGAGGCGCAAGGGAGCATTTTGCAAACCACTTCTGATACAGAGGTGCTGGCACACTTGATTAAAAGAAGTGGCCATCTCGATATGGATGAAGCAATCGCACAAGCGTTAAGCATGATCAAGGGAGCCTATGCGTTTGCGATTCTGACAGAGGATCAACTTTATGTCGCGCAGGATCCACGTGGACTACGTCCACTTTCCATCGGAATGCTCGGTGGAGCGTATGTCGTATCATCTGAAACGTGTGCGTTTGATGTGATTGGTGCGAGCTATATTCGCGAAGTACAGCCGGGTGAGCTTTTAATCATTAATGAACAAGGGATGACGTCTAAACGATTTGCTTCACCGTTGCAACGAACTCTATGCTCCATGGAGTATGTGTATTTTTCTCGACCAGATAGTGATTTAAATGGCTTGAACGTGCATGCGTCCCGTAAAAAGATGGGGAAAGAATTAGCGAAAGAAGCACCAGTTGAAGCGGATGTTGTAACAGGTGTACCAGATTCTAGTATTTCGGCTGCAATTGGATTCTCCGAGGCAACAGGTATCCCATACGAACTTGGATTAATCAAGAACCGATATGTTGGACGAACGTTTATTCAACCTTCTCAAGAGCTACGAGAACAAGGGGTAAAAATGAAGCTTTCTGCTGTTCGTGGGATTGTAGAAGGAAAACGCGTTGTCATGGTCGATGACTCCATCGTCCGTGGGACAACTAGTAAGCGCATTGTGAAGCTGCTGAAGGAAGCGGGAGCGAAAGAAGTGCATGTTCGTATCGCATCCCCTCCTATTGTGAATCCGTGCTACTATGGCATCGATACGTCGACAAAGGGTGAGCTCATTGCGGCGAATTACTCAGTGGAAGAGATTCGCGATTTAATTGAAGCAGATAGCCTAGCTTATTTAACGACAGACGGCTTAAAACGTTCCATTATAGAAAAAGATTCCATGGAAAATGGCATTTGTAATGCATGCTTTACTGGTAACTATCCAACAGAAATATATCCGGACACCGTATTGCCAGTAGAGAAAGTGTAA
- the purM gene encoding phosphoribosylformylglycinamidine cyclo-ligase, giving the protein MTNAYKQAGVDVEAGYRAVDLMKKHIQKTNRPEVIGGVGAFAGLFDLSSITNYDQPVLVSGTDGVGTKLKLAFEMEKHDTVGVDLVAMCVNDIVAQGADPLFFLDYIACGKNEPEKIEQIVKGITDGCVASNSALIGGETAEMPGMYQDGEYDLAGFVVGIADKASLITGEAVQAGDVIIGLPSSGVHSNGYSLVRKIIADQNLRLTDEVEVFGKTLGEELLTPTRIYVKAIQALKQQIKIKGISHVTGGGFYENIPRALPEGLGAKIDQRTWKVPSIFSYLQDKSAISPKELFGVFNMGIGMTVIVDRKVADQALVILASVGEQATMIGEVVEGSGVEIS; this is encoded by the coding sequence ATGACAAATGCATACAAGCAAGCTGGGGTGGACGTAGAAGCAGGCTACCGCGCAGTCGATTTGATGAAAAAACACATTCAGAAAACAAACCGTCCAGAAGTAATCGGGGGAGTTGGAGCGTTTGCTGGACTGTTTGATTTAAGTTCCATAACGAACTATGATCAACCAGTATTAGTTTCCGGAACGGATGGAGTCGGAACAAAGCTTAAGCTTGCGTTTGAGATGGAGAAGCATGATACAGTTGGTGTAGACCTCGTGGCGATGTGTGTAAACGATATTGTCGCACAAGGTGCGGACCCTTTATTTTTTCTCGACTACATTGCCTGTGGCAAAAATGAGCCGGAAAAAATAGAGCAGATTGTAAAAGGGATAACCGACGGCTGTGTTGCATCCAATAGTGCATTGATTGGTGGAGAAACAGCGGAAATGCCGGGCATGTACCAAGATGGGGAATACGATTTAGCTGGCTTCGTAGTAGGGATTGCGGATAAAGCAAGCCTTATCACAGGAGAAGCGGTTCAGGCGGGAGATGTAATTATTGGACTCCCATCAAGTGGCGTACATTCCAATGGTTATTCTCTCGTTCGAAAGATTATTGCTGACCAGAACCTTCGCCTAACAGATGAAGTAGAAGTGTTTGGAAAGACACTTGGAGAAGAGCTGTTAACGCCAACACGGATCTATGTAAAAGCGATCCAGGCATTAAAACAACAGATAAAGATAAAAGGAATCTCTCACGTAACAGGTGGCGGCTTCTATGAAAACATTCCACGTGCATTACCAGAGGGATTAGGGGCAAAAATCGACCAACGCACATGGAAGGTTCCTAGCATTTTTTCTTATCTACAAGACAAAAGCGCTATCTCACCGAAAGAGCTATTTGGGGTATTTAATATGGGGATTGGAATGACGGTCATTGTAGATCGGAAGGTAGCGGACCAAGCTCTTGTCATTTTAGCTTCCGTTGGAGAGCAAGCAACTATGATTGGCGAGGTTGTGGAAGGAAGCGGAGTGGAGATTAGCTAA
- the purN gene encoding phosphoribosylglycinamide formyltransferase, which yields MERTKIAVFASGTGSNFDRIVTEMQGGRLSVDVCLLVCDKPGAAVIEKADQYGIPSFVFDAKQYDKKESFEREIYEQLQKLEVEWVILAGYMRLIGYTLLQAYPERIINIHPSLLPAFPGKDAIGQAFDSGVKVTGVTVHYVDEGMDTGKIIDQEALRILETDDRASLQRRVQEVEHRLFPATIQKLISE from the coding sequence ATGGAACGAACGAAAATAGCGGTATTCGCCTCTGGAACGGGAAGTAATTTTGATAGGATTGTAACAGAGATGCAGGGTGGTCGCTTATCTGTAGACGTATGTTTACTTGTCTGTGATAAGCCTGGGGCCGCAGTGATTGAAAAAGCAGACCAATATGGAATCCCATCCTTTGTTTTTGACGCGAAACAATATGATAAGAAGGAAAGCTTTGAGAGAGAAATATATGAACAATTACAAAAGCTTGAAGTGGAATGGGTTATTTTAGCGGGATATATGCGTTTGATTGGTTACACGCTTCTGCAAGCATATCCAGAACGAATCATTAATATTCACCCCTCTTTACTACCTGCTTTTCCTGGCAAGGACGCTATTGGTCAAGCGTTTGATTCAGGTGTGAAAGTGACTGGGGTAACCGTCCATTATGTGGATGAAGGAATGGATACAGGGAAGATTATAGACCAGGAAGCACTGCGTATATTAGAAACGGATGATCGAGCTTCACTTCAAAGAAGAGTACAAGAAGTGGAGCACCGTTTGTTCCCAGCAACGATTCAAAAATTGATTAGTGAATAA